The following proteins are encoded in a genomic region of Glycine max cultivar Williams 82 chromosome 18, Glycine_max_v4.0, whole genome shotgun sequence:
- the LOC100818725 gene encoding eukaryotic translation initiation factor 3 subunit G — MAHQGEPAKLRWGELEEDDGEDLDFLLPPRQVIGPDENGIKKVIEYKFDEDGNKVKITTTTRTRKLANARLSKRAVERRSWPKFGDAVHEDVGARLTMVSTEEILLERPKPLGAKSEEPKNAGDPLAQFQKGAVLMVCRTCGKKGDHWTSRCPYKDLAPPSEGFVDKPAAADTVAATAGATKGAYVPPGMRAGAERTTGSDMRRRNDENSVRVTNLSEDTREPDLLELFRPFGPVSRVYVAIDQKTGMSRGFGFVNFVNREDAQRAINKLNGYGYDNLILRVEWATPRAN, encoded by the exons ATGGCGCATCAAGGAGAACCGGCGAAGCTGCGGTGGGGTGAGCTCGAGGAGGACGACGGCGAGGATCTGGACTTCCTCCTGCCGCCGCGGCAGGTGATAGGCCCCGACGAGAACGGGATAAAGAAGGTGATCGAGTACAAGTTCGACGAGGACGGGAACAAGGTGAAGATCACCACCACCACGCGCACGCGCAAGCTCGCCAACGCGCGTCTCAGCAAACGCGCCGTCGAGCGCCGCTCCTGGCCCAAGTTCGGCGACGCCGTCCACGAAGACGTTGGTGCCCGCCTCACCATGGTCTCCACCGAAGAGATCCTACTCGAACGCCCCAAGCCTCTTG GTGCCAAGTCAGAGGAGCCAAAGAATGCTGGAGACCCATTGGCTCAATTTCAGAAAGGTGCTGTTCTTATGGTCTGTAGGACTTGTGGGAAGAAGGGTGATCACTGGACCTCAAGGTGTCCATACAAGGATCTTGCCCCGCCATCTGAGGGATTCGTCGATAAACCTGCGGCGGCAGACACTGTGGCAGCCACTGCTGGTGCAACCAAGGGAGCATATGTGCCTCCTGGTATGAGGGCAGGTGCTGAGAGGACTACTGGATCTGATATGCGGCGCAGGAATGATGAGAATTCTGTGAGGGTAACTAACCTCTCTGAGGACACGAGAGAGCCTGATTTGCTGGAGCTGTTCCGTCCTTTCGGTCCTGTCAGCAGAGTCTATGTTGCCATTGATCAGAAGACTGGCATGAGCAGAGGGTTTGGCTTTGTTAACTTTGTCAACAGGGAAGATGCACAAAGAGCTATTAACAAACTCAATGGGTATGGCTATGACAATCTCATCCTTAGAGTTGAATGGGCAACCCCAAGGGCAAATTaa